One genomic window of Hyperolius riggenbachi isolate aHypRig1 chromosome 7, aHypRig1.pri, whole genome shotgun sequence includes the following:
- the LOC137525073 gene encoding tubulin polymerization-promoting protein family member 3-like: MSQELEKAFHKFATYGTSQTSASEMNGKNFNKLCKECKIAEDGCTSTDVDLAFAKAKSKAAHVITYEEFKKALEILSAKRFKGLPQNEAIAAIYKLVEGKEPANPGTTKAVAVGAVNRLTDTSKYTGTHKERFDASGKGKGQAGRSDLADNSGYVGAYKGQGSYDQKPQKQ, from the exons ATGTCTCAAGAACTAGAGAAAGCCTTCCACAAGTTTGCCACCTATGGAACCTCCCAGACCTCAGCCAGCGAGATGAATGGGAAAAACTTTAACAAACTGTGCAAAGAATGCAAAATTGCAGAGGATGGATGCACCAGCACAGATGTAGACCTGGCCTTCGCAAAGGCCAA AAGTAAGGCCGCTCACGTCATCACCTATGAAGAGTTCAAGAAGGCTCTGGAGATACTGTCAGCCAAGAGGTTTAAAGGATTACCCCAAAATGAAGCCATAGCCGCCATCTATAAACTGGTAGAGGGGAAGGAACCAGCCAATCCCGGCACCACA AAAGCGGTTGCCGTGGGAGCAGTGAACCGTCTGACAGACACCTCCAAGTACACCGGGACACACAAGGAGCGATTTGATGCAAGTGGTAAAGGCAAAGGACAAGCAGGCCGTTCCGATCTGGCTGACAACTCTGGATATGTTGGGGCCTATAAGGGACAAGGGTCATATGACCAGAAGCCTCAGAAGCAGTGA